One Benincasa hispida cultivar B227 chromosome 5, ASM972705v1, whole genome shotgun sequence genomic window carries:
- the LOC120078642 gene encoding type I inositol polyphosphate 5-phosphatase 4-like, giving the protein MRDGNSKKSKLSWTKTLFKKWLNIKSKSEDFEADDSVYGGDGNWRNSHPEEACATKKSQTEGSSKRNFEGILQHSFEFDSPQTNDVNNYSIFVATWNVAGRSPPNHLSLDDWLPSSTPADVYVLGFQEIVPLNAGNVLGTEDNGPAKKWLALIRKTLNSLPGTGYQASSPFPDSFTNMDADFDGSTKHKALSYFHRRSFQSTNRSMRMNSNISTQKTQFDRRFSDFDQVMFGHRPSDYDPTCKWGSSDEENGLGDSPFVSQYSPISRCGSFSIDDGDRQPGRSRYCLVASKQMVGIFLTVWVKSEMRDDVHNLRVSCVGRGLMGYLGNKGAISISMSLHQTSFCFICSHLSSGQKEGDEFRRNADVMEILRKTRFPRANGMEDEQSPQTVLEHDRIIWLGDLNYRIALSYRSAKALVEMQNWRALLENDQLRIEQRCGRVFEGWKEGKICFPPTYKYSYNSDRYSGDARYPKEKRRTPAWCDRILWHGRGLNQLSYVRGESRFSDHRPVCSVFLAEVESLTHNRIKKGLSYSSSKIEAEELLPKHEWLFGT; this is encoded by the exons ATGAGAGATGGAAATTCTAAGAAAAGCAAG CTTTCATGGACCAAGACATTATTCAAGAAGTGGCTCAATATCAAGAGCAAATCAGAAGATTTCGAAGCAGACGATAGCGTTTACG GTGGGGATGGAAACTGGAGAAACAGCCATCCAGAGGAGGCATGTGCCACCAAGAAAAGCCAAACAG AGGGATCAAGCAAGAGGAACTTTGAAGGAATCCTCCAGCATAGTTTTGAATTTGACTCTCCACAGACCAATGATGTGAACAACTACAG TATCTTTGTAGCTACTTGGAATGTTGCTGGAAGATCGCCTCCAAATCATTTAAGTCTAGATGATTGGCTTCCCAGCTCAACTCCTGCAGATGTATACGTTCTTGG ATTTCAGGAAATTGTTCCTCTGAATGCTGGCAATGTGTTGGGAACAGAAGACAATGGCCCAGCTAAGAAATGGCTTGCTCTTATTAGAAAGACTCTAAATTCTCTGCCTGGCACTGGTTATCAAGCATCTTCCCCATTCCCTGATTCATTCACCAATATGGATGCAGATTTTGATGGATCAACAAAGCACAAGGCTTTGTCATATTTCCATCGACGATCATTTCAGTCTACTAATCGAAGTATGAGAATGAATAGTAACATTTCAACACAAAAGACTCAATTTGATCGACGATTCAGCGATTTTGATCAGGTTATGTTTGGGCATAGGCCAAGTGATTATGATCCTACTTGCAAATGGGGCTCATCTGACGAAGAAAATGGACTGGGGGACTCTCCATTTGTCTCCCAATATTCGCCTATTTCCCGCTGTGGTTCCTTCTCCATTGATGATGGAGATAGGCAACCGGGACGTTCAAGGTATTGTTTAGTTGCCAGTAAACAAATGGTTGGTATATTTCTTACTGTGTGGGTGAAGAGCGAAATGAGGGACGATGTCCACAATTTGAGAGTGTCTTGTGTAGGCAGAGGATTGATGGGTTATCTTGGAAATAAG GGAGCAATCTCAATTAGTATGTCATTGCACCAAACAAGCTTCTGCTTCATTTGTAGTCACTTATCATCCGGGCAGAAGGAGGGTGATGAGTTTAGGAGGAATGCCGATGTTATGGAGATACTTAGGAAAACCAGGTTCCCCAGAGCTAATGGCATGGAAGATGAGCAGTCCCCTCAAACAGTTCTAGAGCATGA TCGGATTATCTGGCTGGGCGATTTGAATTATAGGATTGCCTTGTCTTACCGATCTGCCAAGGCTCTCGTCGAGATGCAGAACTGGAGAGCATTGTTGGAGAATGACCAG CTGAGGATAGAACAAAGATGTGGTCGGGTTTTTGAAGGATGGAAAGAAGGAAAAATCTGCTTCCCTCCGACTTACAAATATTCTTACAACTCAGATAGATACTCGGGAGATGCCAGGTATCCGAAAGAAAAGCGGAGGACTCCTGCTTG GTGTGACCGAATATTGTGGCATGGTAGGGGTCTGAATCAATTGTCTTATGTTCGTGGTGAGTCGAGATTCTCAGACCATAGACCAGTTTGCAGTGTGTTTTTGGCTGAGGTTGAGTCCCTAACTCATAACCGGATTAAGAAGGGTCTGAGTTATTCCAGTTCAAAGATTGAAGCTGAAGAGCTATTGCCAAAACATGAATGGTTATTCGGGACATAA